One region of Natronobacterium texcoconense genomic DNA includes:
- a CDS encoding universal stress protein: protein MTNHVLVPVDESDRSSQALEFACTEYPDADVTAIHVLDPGDFYAATGIEGGAMANYDELRKHHETQAENILEQARREADEYGREIETEQAVGSVSQSIVDYAAEHDVDHIVIGSHGRTGASRILLGSVAETVARRSPVPVTIVR, encoded by the coding sequence ATGACGAACCACGTCCTCGTCCCAGTCGACGAATCGGACCGATCGAGCCAGGCCCTCGAGTTCGCGTGTACGGAGTATCCCGACGCCGACGTAACTGCGATCCACGTCCTCGATCCCGGCGACTTCTACGCGGCGACGGGAATCGAGGGCGGCGCGATGGCCAACTACGACGAACTCCGGAAACATCACGAGACGCAGGCGGAGAACATCCTCGAGCAGGCCCGACGAGAGGCCGACGAGTACGGCCGAGAGATCGAAACAGAACAGGCAGTCGGCAGCGTCTCGCAGTCGATCGTCGACTACGCGGCCGAACACGACGTCGACCACATCGTGATCGGAAGCCACGGCCGGACGGGAGCGAGCCGAATCCTGCTTGGAAGCGTCGCCGAGACGGTCGCCCGCCGGTCGCCGGTTCCGGTGACGATCGTCCGATAG
- a CDS encoding arsenate-mycothiol transferase ArsC: MSDTDTIRIAFVCVQNAGRSQMATAYAERERAERGLESVEIHSGGTHPADAVHDVVVEVMSEEEFDLSSRTPTEISTETLESCDYVATMGCSTLELEADTDVRDWDLSDPHGEDLERVHEIRESVRERVEALFDELENELAAEKNAD; this comes from the coding sequence ATGAGCGACACCGACACGATTCGGATCGCGTTCGTCTGCGTCCAGAACGCGGGTCGAAGTCAGATGGCCACTGCCTACGCGGAACGGGAACGCGCCGAACGCGGTCTCGAGTCCGTCGAGATCCACTCGGGCGGAACACATCCCGCCGACGCCGTTCACGACGTAGTCGTTGAAGTGATGAGTGAGGAGGAGTTCGACCTATCCAGTCGGACACCCACGGAAATATCGACGGAAACCCTCGAGTCCTGTGACTACGTCGCCACCATGGGCTGTTCGACGCTCGAACTCGAGGCCGACACCGACGTCCGCGACTGGGATCTATCGGACCCACACGGAGAGGACCTCGAGCGGGTACACGAGATCCGTGAGAGCGTACGAGAACGCGTCGAGGCGTTGTTCGACGAACTCGAGAACGAACTGGCAGCGGAGAAGAACGCCGACTAA